The Mus musculus strain C57BL/6J chromosome 16, GRCm38.p6 C57BL/6J DNA window GCAGCCAGCTTTGCGTTCCCGGGGTGCCATTGCTGGGTTCGAGTTGGCAGACCTCTGCAGCTCCAGCCTCATCTCGTCCTGCTCAGCTGCCTGGGGCAAATCCTCGGGCTCCAGGGCATCATTCTCTGTCTGGTTGGGCTCGGACAGCAGCTCTGCCAAGAAGTACTTGGCCAGTTCCTGGATAGGGCAGTGAGAAGAACAAAAGGGAGGAATGGGAGAGGGGGGAAAATGTGGTTTGAAAGTAAGATTTAATCACTCAAAACCCAGTTTTCACAATCATATGGGTGATTGCTGTATGTATTCATTAGATTATGCAGGAGAAAAAAAGCTTCCCCAAACGCAAGTCTTTCAGAAAGTGCTCTGCCttaaaacacagagaaatcaCAGATGATTAAGAAGTCGTTTATAACTACATAGAATGCCAATAGTTTGCGCAGCTCCATTTTCCTGTGATGAGATATGAAGTGGAGCTGAGTTCTTGCCAGATTTTTTGAAAGGTAAAAGCAAACCTTCCCATAAACTGAAGAGCCTCTTGCCCCAGAATCGTTTTGTGAACAAACATTGCGTTTCAGCACCGGGGTCAGCAACCCTCTTGCCAGCACCAGGGATAGAGCCCAGTCTCTCCTACCTGCTTTCTGAATTTTCTTGAAAGCCAGGGAGGAACTTACCTGCAAGGTGACCACCTGCGCTGATCAATTCTGAAAAGAGTAAGAGGGGACCCTAACTTCAAAAGTTTCCCTGGGAGCTTAGGGGCTGAGCGACTCTGAGAAGCGCCCGCTAAACACCTGTCGCAGGGGCTGCAGCAGGAAGGCTGGGGGATTCGTAAGGGGGACAGTCCTTACCTGTTTCCCGGTGGCAGCCGCCAGAGACTTCTGCAGAAACTGACGGAGTCTGGGGTCCGAGGGCGCGCCGGTGACACCGCCCAAAGCCAGGACGATGCAGAGCGCAGCCAGGGCGCACTGGAGACGGCAGGACAGCATCTTCCTTGCCTCAGGCAGCCAAGCTGGAGCGCGGTGGGTCAGTCTAGTCGCAGGTCCTCAGGCAGCAGCGACGGCTTCGGTAGCGTCTCCTTCAGCCGCTATGGAGCTCTCCACGGTCTCCCCTTTTTAAACTCTCTCTCTGACGTCAGCCAAGGAGGCGCCCCCAGATCTCACCAGTGCTTTTACGCACCATTAGCCTCGCAAAATCAATCACAGAAGTGAGGGGAGGCGACACGATCTAaagtggtttatttttttaaaaaaaagaaaaagaaagcctgcACCCACGCAGGCACATGAAATTCTCCATGCCACAGAGACCAAACAATCTTACCTTCACTCAGTGCTGACATGCCGCTCCCATATTTCAGCCACATAGGAGCACACTTAATTACACAGAGATCACTCAGTCCTTGGTTAGCAATACATCATCACACTCAGTTGGGTACCTGTCAATGTACCCAGATTACTGGACTTGCATTCACCTTTAACTTTTTGTATGGCGAGTGAGACTTAGAGCGATCTGTCTAGGAAACAATCTCAGAATGAATTTGCAATTAAGAGGACTGAACTatattctctccctccatctcttaaAGCCTTGTAGGAAAAAAGGGATGAAATTGAGCTGTAAAGGAACCTCACTTTGTCCAAGCGGCctatctttatattttaacaaaagaaaaccactggagagacagatagacagacagacagacacacacacacacacacaggagggagggggagaaagaaagccTACATTTGGCACCTGGAAACAGCCCTGGGAATCAGTCTCAGAAATCATCTAACAAGCCTCAGAACTTGAACCAAGAAAGCTTAAGGGACTGGCAGATCATTTCTCTGTACAGTTGGAAGAGCAGAGGCATCTAGACTCTAAGGCCAGGGTTCTTGTGCACTGCTGTGTGTGTTCTGACAGATTCCTGAGCGGCTAGGTTAGGAATCTCCAGGATGGGCACACATTAAGGCAGTGTGTAGCCATTGTATATCTATGTGAGTAACGAATCAACAGACTGTCTAGGCCTCTCTTCTACTGCAGAGGGAGTTTAAGGAAGTCTATTAGTTCATCAAATTGAGTGTTTGCATCTGGTTGCCAGCTAAGGCTGCCGCTTTCAAAGTAACTGCTCATTAAGGAAATGCCAGCTCCATTCCTGGCATAGAACAGGTAATCTCCACAGGCAATTCAAGGACTAACATCTTAGGGTAGTCA harbors:
- the Sst gene encoding somatostatin isoform X1, which encodes MLSCRLQCALAALCIVLALGGVTGAPSDPRLRQFLQKSLAAATGKQELAKYFLAELLSEPNQTENDALEPEDLPQAAEQDEMRLELQRSANSNPAMAPRERKAGCKNFFWKTFTSC